From one Pseudoliparis swirei isolate HS2019 ecotype Mariana Trench chromosome 5, NWPU_hadal_v1, whole genome shotgun sequence genomic stretch:
- the LOC130194306 gene encoding proteoglycan 4-like isoform X2 has protein sequence MSSTGLCAVIFLCALTCAAAQGSCGGRCGGEYYRGSTCQCDYDCLSYGECCEDFESLCTTKKSCKGRCGESFRRGRLCSCDADCSKYRQCCSDHALHCGAQVAPVNESKEPSSFYDEDMNGQSFPNDEFTDYEEEEEPEESPESPGGPAADPLDPPTPHPATESPAAVDQNRPDEPEVTTPSETASTGPTETSSTGPTKTSTGPTETSTGPTETSSTGPTETSTGPTETSTGPTETSTGPTETSTGSTETSTGPTETSTGPTETSSTGPTETSTGPTETSSTGPTETSSTGPTETSTGPTETSSTGPTETSSTGPTETSSTGPTETSSTGPTETSTGPTETSSTGPTETSTGPPETSSTGPTETSTGPTETSSSGPTETSTGPTETSSTGPTETSSTGPTETSSSGPTETSTGPTETSSTGPTETSSSGPTETSSSGPTETSTGPTETSSTILASVLDPTGAPEGTTSSDEPARLDTTEEEVTHVTPEPTQPAPPRVQDQPDPYRPAPVRPSLVRPAPVRPAPVRPSSKPQTKPLGAGGYQADDSYDSDLCSGRPVGAVTTLRNGTMVVFRGHYFWLLDQHRVPGPARPITQAWGVPSPIDTAFTRCNCQGKTYIFKGSQYWRFENSVLDGNYPKVIQVGFGGLRGQITAALSVPQFQRRREAVYFFKRGGSVQKYSYQFGTSPTCGRKTQHAVYTRTARHAVSFLQPAVSIRTSWRGFPSSITAAASVPSASTADGYKYYVFSRSQSFSVRMDSGRPAVPKAKNNAAPRSRDFFKCSARA, from the exons ATGTCTTCCACTGGACTCTGCGCGGTTATTTTCCTGTGTGCCTTGACATGTGCTGCAGCTCAGG GAAGCTGTGGCGGCCGGTGTGGCGGCGAGTACTACCGCGGCTCCACCTGCCAGTGTGACTACGACTGCCTGTCGTATGGAGAGTGCTGCGAGGACTTTGAATCGCTGTGCACCACGA AGAAGTCGTGTAAAGGACGCTGCGGCGAGAGCTTCAGGAGGGGCCGGCTGTGCAGCTGCGACGCCGACTGCTCCAAGTACCGGCAGTGTTGTTCAGACCACGCGCTGCACTGCGGCGCTCAGG TGGCGCCTGTGAATGAATCCAAGGAGCCGTCTTCCTTCTACGATGAAG atATGAACGGCCAGAGCTTCCCCAACGACGAGTTCACTGactatgaggaagaggaggagccggaggagaGTCCAGAGAGCCCCGGGGGCCCGGCAGCTGACCCGCTGGACCCCCCCACACCTCACCCCGCCACCGAGAGCCCAG ctgctgtggACCAGAACCGCCCTGATGAGCCAGAGGTCACGACCCCATCAGAAACGGCCTCTACcggacccacagagacctcctCTACTGGACCCACAAAGACCTCTACcggacccacagagacctctactggacccacagagacctcctctactggacccacagagacctctactggacccacagagacctctaccggacccacagagacctctactggacccacagagacctctACCGGATCCACAGAGACCTCTactggacccacagagacctctaccggacccacagagacctcctctactggacccacagagacctctactggacccacagagacctcctctactggacccacagagacctcctctactggacccacagagacctctactggacccacagagacctcctctactggacccacagagacctcctctactggacccacagagacctcctctactggacccacagagacctcctctactggacccacagagacctctactggacccacagagacctcctctactggacccacagagacctctactggacccccagagacctcctctactggacccacagagacctctactggacccacagagacctcctcttctggacccacagagacctctactggacccacagagacctcctctactggacccacagagacctcctctactggacccacagagacctcctcttctggacccacagagacctctactggacccacagagacctcctctactggacccacagagacctcctcttctggacccacagagacctcctcttctggacccacagagacctctactggacccacagagacctcctccaccatccTCGCCTCAGTGCTGGACCCGACCGGCGCCCCTGAGGGAACCACTTCAAGCGATG AACCAGCGCGACTCGACACCACAGAGGAGGAAGTCACACATGTCACCCCAGAACCAACCCAACCCGCACCACCCCGAGTCCAGGACCAACCGGACCCATACAGACCGGCTCCGGTTAGACCCAGTCTGGTGAGACCGGCTCCAGTCAGACCGGCTCCGGTTCGGCCCAGCTCCAAGCCTCAGACGAAGCCGCTCGGCGCTGGAGGGTACCAGGCAG ACGACAGCTACGACAGCGACCTGTGCAGCGGGCGGCCGGTCGGCGCCGTCACCACGCTGAGGAACGGCACCATGGTGGTTTTCAGAG GCCACTACTTCTGGCTCCTGGACCAGCACCGGGTCCCCGGCCCGGCCCGGCCCATCACTCAGGCGTGGGGCGTCCCGTCCCCCATCGACACGGCCTTCACCCGCTGCAACTGCCAAGGAAAGACCTACATCTTCAAG GGTTCCCAGTACTGGAGGTTTGAAAACAGCGTGCTGGATGGAAACTACCCGAAGGTCATCCAGGTCGGCTTCGGTGGCCTTCGAGGTCAAATCACCGCCGCTCTGTCCGTACCTCAgttccagaggaggagagaggcggtCTACTTCTTCAAGAGAG GTGGATCGGTGCAGAAATATTCATACCAGTTTGGCACGAGTCCAACGTGCGGCAGGAAAACCCAACACGCCGTTTACACTCGCACGGCTCGCCACGCcg TGTCTTTCCTCCAGCCGGCGGTGAGCATCAGGACCTCGTGGAGAGGCTTCCCGTCCTCCATCACGGCCGCCGCCTCCGTGCCGAGCGCCTCGACTGCAGACGGATACAAATACTACGTCTTCTCCAGAT CTCAATCCTTCAGCGTGAGGATGGACTCGGGGCGGCCCGCCGTCCCCAAAGCCAAAAACAACGCAGCGCCGCGCAGCCGCGACTTCTTCAAGTGCTCAGCCAGGGCGTGA
- the LOC130194306 gene encoding proteoglycan 4-like isoform X1, which yields MSSTGLCAVIFLCALTCAAAQGSCGGRCGGEYYRGSTCQCDYDCLSYGECCEDFESLCTTKKSCKGRCGESFRRGRLCSCDADCSKYRQCCSDHALHCGAQVAPVNESKEPSSFYDEDMNGQSFPNDEFTDYEEEEEPEESPESPGGPAADPLDPPTPHPATESPAAVDQNRPDEPEVTTPSETASTGPTETSSTGPTKTSTGPTETSTGPTETSSTGPTETSTGPTETSTGPTETSTGPTETSTGSTETSTGPTETSTGPTETSSTGPTETSTGPTETSSTGPTETSSTGPTETSTGPTETSSTGPTETSSTGPTETSSTGPTETSSTGPTETSTGPTETSSTGPTETSTGPPETSSTGPTETSTGPTETSSSGPTETSTGPTETSSTGPTETSSTGPTETSSSGPTETSTGPTETSSTGPTETSSSGPTETSSSGPTETSTGPTETSSTILASVLDPTGAPEGTTSSDGTVTTGPPPADLEDPPEGTGPELDAPTTHNPSSTEPARLDTTEEEVTHVTPEPTQPAPPRVQDQPDPYRPAPVRPSLVRPAPVRPAPVRPSSKPQTKPLGAGGYQADDSYDSDLCSGRPVGAVTTLRNGTMVVFRGHYFWLLDQHRVPGPARPITQAWGVPSPIDTAFTRCNCQGKTYIFKGSQYWRFENSVLDGNYPKVIQVGFGGLRGQITAALSVPQFQRRREAVYFFKRGGSVQKYSYQFGTSPTCGRKTQHAVYTRTARHAVSFLQPAVSIRTSWRGFPSSITAAASVPSASTADGYKYYVFSRSQSFSVRMDSGRPAVPKAKNNAAPRSRDFFKCSARA from the exons ATGTCTTCCACTGGACTCTGCGCGGTTATTTTCCTGTGTGCCTTGACATGTGCTGCAGCTCAGG GAAGCTGTGGCGGCCGGTGTGGCGGCGAGTACTACCGCGGCTCCACCTGCCAGTGTGACTACGACTGCCTGTCGTATGGAGAGTGCTGCGAGGACTTTGAATCGCTGTGCACCACGA AGAAGTCGTGTAAAGGACGCTGCGGCGAGAGCTTCAGGAGGGGCCGGCTGTGCAGCTGCGACGCCGACTGCTCCAAGTACCGGCAGTGTTGTTCAGACCACGCGCTGCACTGCGGCGCTCAGG TGGCGCCTGTGAATGAATCCAAGGAGCCGTCTTCCTTCTACGATGAAG atATGAACGGCCAGAGCTTCCCCAACGACGAGTTCACTGactatgaggaagaggaggagccggaggagaGTCCAGAGAGCCCCGGGGGCCCGGCAGCTGACCCGCTGGACCCCCCCACACCTCACCCCGCCACCGAGAGCCCAG ctgctgtggACCAGAACCGCCCTGATGAGCCAGAGGTCACGACCCCATCAGAAACGGCCTCTACcggacccacagagacctcctCTACTGGACCCACAAAGACCTCTACcggacccacagagacctctactggacccacagagacctcctctactggacccacagagacctctactggacccacagagacctctaccggacccacagagacctctactggacccacagagacctctACCGGATCCACAGAGACCTCTactggacccacagagacctctaccggacccacagagacctcctctactggacccacagagacctctactggacccacagagacctcctctactggacccacagagacctcctctactggacccacagagacctctactggacccacagagacctcctctactggacccacagagacctcctctactggacccacagagacctcctctactggacccacagagacctcctctactggacccacagagacctctactggacccacagagacctcctctactggacccacagagacctctactggacccccagagacctcctctactggacccacagagacctctactggacccacagagacctcctcttctggacccacagagacctctactggacccacagagacctcctctactggacccacagagacctcctctactggacccacagagacctcctcttctggacccacagagacctctactggacccacagagacctcctctactggacccacagagacctcctcttctggacccacagagacctcctcttctggacccacagagacctctactggacccacagagacctcctccaccatccTCGCCTCAGTGCTGGACCCGACCGGCGCCCCTGAGGGAACCACTTCAAGCGATGGTACCGTCACCACGGGCCCTCCTCCGGCTGACCTTGAAGACCCTCCAGAGGGGACCGGGCCAGAACTCGATGCCCCGACGACCCACAACCCCTCTTCCACAGAACCAGCGCGACTCGACACCACAGAGGAGGAAGTCACACATGTCACCCCAGAACCAACCCAACCCGCACCACCCCGAGTCCAGGACCAACCGGACCCATACAGACCGGCTCCGGTTAGACCCAGTCTGGTGAGACCGGCTCCAGTCAGACCGGCTCCGGTTCGGCCCAGCTCCAAGCCTCAGACGAAGCCGCTCGGCGCTGGAGGGTACCAGGCAG ACGACAGCTACGACAGCGACCTGTGCAGCGGGCGGCCGGTCGGCGCCGTCACCACGCTGAGGAACGGCACCATGGTGGTTTTCAGAG GCCACTACTTCTGGCTCCTGGACCAGCACCGGGTCCCCGGCCCGGCCCGGCCCATCACTCAGGCGTGGGGCGTCCCGTCCCCCATCGACACGGCCTTCACCCGCTGCAACTGCCAAGGAAAGACCTACATCTTCAAG GGTTCCCAGTACTGGAGGTTTGAAAACAGCGTGCTGGATGGAAACTACCCGAAGGTCATCCAGGTCGGCTTCGGTGGCCTTCGAGGTCAAATCACCGCCGCTCTGTCCGTACCTCAgttccagaggaggagagaggcggtCTACTTCTTCAAGAGAG GTGGATCGGTGCAGAAATATTCATACCAGTTTGGCACGAGTCCAACGTGCGGCAGGAAAACCCAACACGCCGTTTACACTCGCACGGCTCGCCACGCcg TGTCTTTCCTCCAGCCGGCGGTGAGCATCAGGACCTCGTGGAGAGGCTTCCCGTCCTCCATCACGGCCGCCGCCTCCGTGCCGAGCGCCTCGACTGCAGACGGATACAAATACTACGTCTTCTCCAGAT CTCAATCCTTCAGCGTGAGGATGGACTCGGGGCGGCCCGCCGTCCCCAAAGCCAAAAACAACGCAGCGCCGCGCAGCCGCGACTTCTTCAAGTGCTCAGCCAGGGCGTGA
- the LOC130194117 gene encoding excitatory amino acid transporter 3-like, translating into MSQGPKQLQRLQGPKQLQGPKQLQRLQRPRQLQRLRGPKQLQPCDKLSALKEAERTTLGFCMKTFRPYSEESHYYLRLPGELLMASLKTVSLPLMVTSVILGTVNLRAPMKIALRAAFIFVLTTVVAVLIGLMLVLVIKPGAAYTEDQDDQQAEVEFTFRDFFMDLNDTVVQLEGHYVDGTNTLGLIVSALLTGVALKSMGESGQVIVDHMKTVNVLCKEVVKLIKWFWPFGLSSIIASNIFAVYDLETIHKLGEFVLVVFVGLLIHGCVALPALYCLLVRCNPWHCIKGVHLALLTALMSSSSSATAPVTLRCCEEGNDVDPRVARFLLPIATTVNKDGSALYDVVAVVFLAQLSGIELSLSRIIEISLSAAGVPATGAVATGAVTTLFVLEVAGLPTENASILFAVEWILDRLNTVVNVWSDCVCVKIVAALSKRELEDEQQGEQVARADAE; encoded by the exons ATGAGCCAAGGGCCGAAGCAGCTTCAGAGGCTTCAGGGGCCGAAGCAGCTTCAGGGGCCGAAGCAGCTTCAGAGGCTTCAGAGGCCGAGGCAGCTTCAGAGGCTTCGGGGGCCGAAGCAGCTTCAGCCCTGCGACAAGCTCAGTGCTCTTAAAGAGGCCGAgc GCACCACATTGGGCTTCTGCATGAAGACGTTCCGCCCGTACTCAGAAGAGAGCCACTACTACCTCCGCCTACCAGGAGAGCTGCTGATGGCGAGCCTTAAgactgtctctcttcctcttatgGTGACGAGTGTCATTTTAG GAACAGTAAACCTGAGAGCGCCCATGAAGATCGCTCTGCGTGCGGCCTTCATCTTTGTCCTCACGACAGTTGTCGCTGTGCTGATAG GGTTGATGCTGGTTCTGGTGATCAAGCCTGGGGCGGCTTACACCGAGGACCAAGACGATCAGCAGGCGGAGGTAGAGTTCACCTTCAGGGACTTCTTCATGGATCTC AATGACACTGTTGTGCAACTGGAGGGTCACTATGTGGACGGCACCAACACGCTGGGCCTGATCGTGTCCGCCCTTTTGACTGGAGTGGCCCTGAAGAGCATGGGGGAAAGTGGCCAGGTCATCGTGGACCACATGAAGACCGTCAACGTGCTGTGCAAAGAAGTGGTCAAATTAATCAAGTG GTTCTGGCCATTTGGATTGAGCTCCATAATTGCCAGCAATATCTTTGCGGTGTACGATCTGGAGACCATCCATAAACTGGGAGAGTTTGTGTTGGTGGTTTTTGTCGG ACTCCTCATCCACGGGTGCGTCGCTCTCCCGGCCTTGTACTGCCTCCTGGTGAGATGCAACCCGTGGCATTGCATCAAGGGCGTTCACCTTGCCTTATTGACTGCTCTGATGAGCTCCTCCAG CTCGGCCACGGCGCCCGTCACTCTGCGATGCTGTGAGGAGGGAAACGACGTGGACCCGCGAGTCGCCCGCTTCTTGTTGCCCATCGCGACCACCGTCAACAAGGACGGGTCGGCCCTTTACGACGTGGTCGCCGTCGTGTTCCTCGCCCAGCTCAGCGGCATCGAACTGAGCTTGAGCAGGATCATTGAAATCAG CCTCAGCGCAGCAGGGGTCCCGGCGACGGGAGCCGTGGCGACGGGAGCCGTGACCACGCTCTTCGTTCTGGAGGTGGCGGGCTTACCCACGGAGAACGCCTCCATCTTGTTCGCCGTGGAATGGATCCT AGACCGCCTCAACACGGTCGTTAATGTCTGGTCGGACTGCGTCTGCGTGAAAATTGTCGCCGCCCTGTCCAAAAGGGAACTGGAGGACGAACAGCAAGGAGAGCAGGTGGCGAGAGCAG ACGCCGAGTGA